In Paraburkholderia sprentiae WSM5005, a genomic segment contains:
- a CDS encoding type VI secretion system Vgr family protein: MRLIELRGSLPDPNAVALSFVAHETLSREPSYRLELLSRDADLDFDALLGSALSVDIDLDDGAVRTFSAFVFGGADTGQMSGQYTYTLELASWLSFLAENRNSRIFQNLSVPQIVAQVFDGHQRSGYRFELEGSYAARDYCVQFQETDLNFVKRLLESEGIYFWVEHGQASHVVVMSDTQRFEDLPVPQGTLAYLPDAEESRAIRGREGVQRLQRTRRIRSNNVALRDFDYLAPSNRLDSEAQVAQPALAGIQLEYYDYAAGYGDTEQGERLARLRLESFQAESHMLVGEANVRALATGRAFTLAGYPAAQRNRRYYVTGSELVFIQDGPDSTSQGRNVAVKFHALADDRPFRALLTALRPEVPGIQSATVVGPEMSEVHTDRLGRIRVHFHWDRYRTTEADASCWIRVSQAWAGKGWGVLAMPRVGQEVLVTYVDGDLDRPLVTGIVYNGENPTPYDLPKDTRYTGIVSRSLKTPGAVQNASQLTFDDQRGAERLMLHAERDMQQTVERNSSTAVGQDSNTSVKGTTTSVHNKLVSYTRISVSYTGLSVGFTGVAASFTGSSTSFTGTNTSFTGVSASFTGVSKSFTGVATSLTGVSTSLTGVSTSFTGVSTSITGASNSVTGVSNSMTGISSSLTGVSTSVTGQSQSMTGVSLSYTGTSNSMTGASTSVTGTSTSITGVSTSSTGSSTSTTGSSVSMTGISKGVTGSSVSTTGVSMSSTGLSMSTTGSKFSVTTGLSFSYSGVSYSDQAVDLKKRLMEITM, encoded by the coding sequence ATGCGCCTGATCGAATTGCGCGGTTCGCTGCCGGACCCGAACGCGGTGGCATTGAGCTTCGTGGCGCACGAGACGCTGTCGCGTGAGCCGTCGTATCGGCTGGAGCTGCTGAGCCGGGACGCCGATCTGGATTTCGACGCGCTGCTGGGCTCGGCGCTGTCGGTGGACATCGATCTGGATGACGGCGCGGTGCGCACGTTCAGCGCGTTCGTGTTCGGCGGTGCCGACACCGGACAGATGAGCGGGCAGTACACGTACACGCTGGAGCTGGCGAGCTGGCTGTCGTTTCTGGCGGAGAACCGCAACAGCCGGATTTTCCAGAACCTGAGCGTGCCGCAGATCGTCGCGCAGGTGTTCGACGGCCATCAGCGCAGCGGCTACCGGTTCGAGCTGGAGGGCAGCTACGCGGCGCGCGACTACTGCGTGCAGTTCCAGGAGACGGACCTGAACTTCGTGAAGCGGCTGCTGGAGAGCGAGGGGATCTATTTCTGGGTGGAACACGGCCAGGCGTCTCACGTGGTGGTGATGTCGGACACGCAGCGCTTCGAGGATCTGCCGGTGCCGCAGGGCACGCTCGCCTACCTGCCGGACGCCGAGGAGTCGCGCGCGATCCGGGGCCGCGAAGGCGTGCAGCGCTTGCAGCGCACGCGGCGCATCAGGTCGAACAATGTGGCGCTGCGGGACTTCGACTACCTGGCGCCCTCGAACCGGCTCGACAGCGAGGCGCAGGTGGCGCAGCCGGCTCTGGCGGGGATCCAGCTGGAGTACTACGACTACGCGGCGGGCTACGGCGATACGGAGCAGGGCGAGCGTCTGGCACGGCTGCGTCTGGAGTCGTTCCAGGCGGAGTCGCACATGCTGGTGGGCGAGGCGAACGTGCGCGCGCTGGCGACGGGCCGCGCGTTCACGCTGGCGGGGTATCCGGCCGCGCAGCGCAACCGGCGCTACTACGTGACGGGCAGCGAACTGGTGTTCATCCAGGACGGGCCGGACAGCACCTCGCAGGGGCGCAACGTGGCGGTGAAGTTCCACGCGCTGGCCGACGACCGGCCGTTCCGTGCGCTGCTCACGGCGCTGCGCCCGGAGGTGCCGGGCATCCAGAGCGCGACGGTGGTGGGACCGGAGATGTCGGAGGTGCATACGGACCGGCTGGGCCGCATCCGGGTGCATTTCCACTGGGACCGCTACCGGACGACGGAGGCGGACGCCTCGTGCTGGATCCGGGTGTCGCAGGCGTGGGCGGGCAAGGGGTGGGGCGTGCTGGCGATGCCGCGGGTGGGTCAGGAAGTGCTGGTGACGTACGTGGACGGAGATCTGGACCGGCCGCTGGTGACGGGGATCGTCTACAACGGCGAGAACCCGACGCCCTATGACCTGCCGAAGGACACCCGCTATACGGGGATCGTGTCGCGCTCGCTGAAGACGCCCGGCGCGGTGCAGAACGCGAGCCAGCTGACCTTCGACGACCAGCGCGGCGCGGAGCGCCTGATGCTGCACGCGGAGCGCGACATGCAGCAGACGGTCGAGCGCAACAGTTCGACGGCGGTGGGCCAGGACAGCAATACATCCGTGAAGGGCACGACGACCTCGGTCCACAATAAATTGGTCAGCTATACCCGCATCTCCGTGTCGTACACGGGCCTGTCGGTCGGCTTCACCGGCGTGGCCGCGAGCTTTACCGGCTCAAGCACGTCGTTCACCGGCACGAATACCAGCTTCACCGGCGTCTCGGCGTCCTTTACCGGCGTCAGCAAATCGTTCACCGGCGTCGCGACCTCGCTCACCGGCGTGAGCACCAGCTTGACCGGCGTGTCGACGTCGTTCACCGGCGTCAGCACGTCGATCACGGGCGCCAGCAATTCGGTCACCGGCGTCTCGAACAGCATGACGGGCATCTCGTCGTCGTTGACCGGCGTCAGCACATCGGTGACCGGTCAGTCCCAGAGCATGACGGGCGTATCGCTGTCGTACACCGGCACGTCGAACAGCATGACGGGCGCGAGCACGTCGGTGACTGGCACGTCGACGAGCATCACGGGCGTGTCGACGTCGAGCACCGGCAGTTCGACTAGCACCACCGGTTCGAGCGTATCGATGACGGGTATCTCGAAGGGTGTTACCGGTTCGAGCGTGTCGACGACGGGTGTCTCGATGAGCTCGACGGGTTTGAGCATGTCGACGACGGGCAGCAAATTTTCCGTGACGACGGGCCTCAGCTTCTCTTATTCGGGCGTCAGCTATTCGGACCAAGCAGTCGACCTGAAGAAGCGCCTGATGGAAATAACGATGTGA
- a CDS encoding type VI secretion system Vgr family protein, whose translation MRLIELRGSLPDPNAVALSFVAHETLSREPSYRLELLSRDADLDFDALLGSALSVDIDLDDGAVRTFSAFVFGGADTGQMSGQYTYTLELASWLSFLAENRNSRIFQNLSVPQIVAQVFDGHQRSGYRFELEGSYAARDYCVQFQETDLNFVKRLLESEGIYFWVEHGQASHVVVMSDTQRFEDLPVPQGTLAYLPDAEESRAIRGREGVQRLQRTRRIRSNNVALRDFDYLAPSNRLDSEAQVAQPALAGIQLEYYDYAAGYGDTEQGERLARLRLESFQAESHMLVGEANVRALATGRAFTLAGYPAAQRNRRYYVTGSELVFIQDGPDSTSQGRNVAVKFHALADDRPFRALLTALRPEVPGIQSATVVGPEMSEVHTDRLGRIRVHFHWDRYRTTEADASCWIRVSQAWAGKGWGVLAMPRVGQEVLVTYVDGDLDRPLVTGIVYNGENPTPYDLPKDTRYTGIVSRSLKTPGAVQNASQLTFDDQRGAERLMLHAERDMQQTVERNSSTAVGQDSNTSVKGTTTSVHNILVSYTRISVSYKGLSVGFTGVAAKFTGSSTSFTGTNTSFTGVSASFTGVSKSFTGVRTSLTGVSTSLTGVSTSFTGVSTSITGAKTAVTGVSNSLTGISSSLTGVRTSVTGQSQKLTGVSLSYTGTSNSMTGASTSVTGTKTSITGAAISNTGSKTSVTGVSNSMTGSSISVTGQSSSVKGVSISNTGLDVSATGNSVSLDGASFSYKAVKFDIKLFEWSKTAMRFKFIGEGKASK comes from the coding sequence ATGCGCCTGATCGAATTGCGCGGTTCGCTGCCGGACCCGAACGCGGTGGCATTGAGCTTCGTGGCGCACGAGACGCTGTCGCGTGAGCCGTCGTATCGGCTGGAGCTGCTGAGCCGGGACGCCGATCTGGATTTCGACGCGCTGCTGGGCTCGGCGCTGTCGGTGGACATCGATCTGGATGACGGCGCGGTGCGCACGTTCAGCGCGTTCGTGTTCGGCGGTGCCGACACCGGACAGATGAGCGGGCAGTACACGTACACGCTGGAGCTGGCGAGCTGGCTGTCGTTTCTGGCGGAGAACCGCAACAGCCGGATTTTCCAGAACCTGAGCGTGCCGCAGATCGTCGCGCAGGTGTTCGACGGCCATCAGCGCAGCGGCTACCGGTTCGAGCTGGAGGGCAGCTACGCGGCGCGCGACTACTGCGTGCAGTTCCAGGAGACGGACCTGAACTTCGTGAAGCGGCTGCTGGAGAGCGAGGGGATCTATTTCTGGGTGGAACACGGCCAGGCGTCTCACGTGGTGGTGATGTCGGACACGCAGCGCTTCGAGGATCTGCCGGTGCCGCAGGGCACGCTCGCCTACCTGCCGGACGCCGAGGAGTCGCGCGCGATCCGGGGCCGCGAAGGCGTGCAGCGCTTGCAGCGCACGCGGCGCATCAGGTCGAACAATGTGGCGCTGCGGGACTTCGACTACCTGGCGCCCTCGAACCGGCTCGACAGCGAGGCGCAGGTGGCGCAGCCGGCTCTGGCGGGGATCCAGCTGGAGTACTACGACTACGCGGCGGGCTACGGCGATACGGAGCAGGGCGAGCGTCTGGCACGGCTGCGTCTGGAGTCGTTCCAGGCGGAGTCGCACATGCTGGTGGGCGAGGCGAACGTGCGCGCGCTGGCGACGGGCCGCGCGTTCACGCTGGCGGGGTATCCGGCCGCGCAGCGCAACCGGCGCTACTACGTGACGGGCAGCGAACTGGTGTTCATCCAGGACGGGCCGGACAGCACCTCGCAGGGGCGCAACGTGGCGGTGAAGTTCCACGCGCTGGCCGACGACCGGCCGTTCCGTGCGCTGCTCACGGCGCTGCGCCCGGAGGTGCCGGGCATCCAGAGCGCGACGGTGGTGGGACCGGAGATGTCGGAGGTGCATACGGACCGGCTGGGCCGCATCCGGGTGCATTTCCACTGGGACCGCTACCGGACGACGGAGGCGGACGCCTCGTGCTGGATCCGGGTGTCGCAGGCGTGGGCGGGCAAGGGGTGGGGCGTGCTGGCGATGCCGCGGGTGGGTCAGGAAGTGCTGGTGACGTACGTGGACGGAGATCTGGACCGGCCGCTGGTGACGGGGATCGTCTACAACGGCGAGAACCCGACGCCCTATGACCTGCCGAAGGACACCCGCTATACGGGGATCGTGTCGCGCTCGCTGAAGACGCCCGGCGCGGTGCAGAACGCGAGCCAGCTGACCTTCGACGACCAGCGCGGCGCGGAGCGCCTGATGCTGCACGCGGAGCGCGACATGCAGCAGACGGTCGAGCGCAACAGTTCGACGGCGGTGGGCCAGGACAGCAATACATCCGTGAAGGGCACGACGACCTCGGTCCACAATATATTGGTCAGCTATACCCGCATCTCCGTGTCGTACAAGGGCCTGTCGGTCGGCTTCACCGGCGTGGCCGCGAAGTTTACCGGCTCGAGCACGTCGTTCACCGGCACGAATACCAGCTTCACCGGCGTCTCGGCGTCCTTTACCGGCGTCAGCAAGTCGTTCACCGGCGTCAGGACCTCGCTCACCGGCGTGAGCACCAGCTTGACCGGCGTGTCGACGTCGTTCACCGGCGTCAGCACCTCGATCACCGGTGCCAAGACTGCCGTCACCGGCGTATCGAACAGCCTGACGGGCATCTCGTCATCGTTGACCGGCGTCCGCACATCGGTGACCGGTCAGTCCCAGAAACTCACGGGCGTATCGCTGTCGTACACCGGCACGTCGAACAGCATGACGGGCGCGAGCACGTCGGTGACCGGCACGAAGACAAGCATCACCGGTGCTGCTATTTCGAATACCGGCAGCAAGACGAGCGTGACCGGCGTGTCGAACTCCATGACCGGCAGTTCGATAAGCGTCACCGGCCAAAGCAGCTCAGTTAAAGGCGTGTCGATAAGCAACACCGGCCTGGATGTGTCGGCGACCGGCAACAGCGTGTCTCTGGACGGAGCCAGTTTTTCTTATAAGGCCGTGAAGTTCGACATCAAGCTGTTCGAATGGAGCAAGACCGCGATGCGCTTCAAATTCATCGGTGAAGGTAAGGCTTCGAAGTGA